A window of Bacillus sp. E(2018) contains these coding sequences:
- a CDS encoding TIGR01440 family protein, whose amino-acid sequence MSDELQQIQDQVLNVLQDLQKHAQLRPSQLLVVGASTSEVIGERIGTSGTMDTAGALYRGIIAFQEETGVALAVQCCEHLNRALVIEREEAERRGYEEVRVVPARSAGGALATHAYHHMNEPVIVEYIKADAGIDIGDTFIGMHLKHVAVPVRSEVKKVGAAHVTLAKTRPKLIGGERAVYPSKEDIRCF is encoded by the coding sequence ATGAGCGATGAGCTCCAACAAATTCAAGACCAAGTCCTGAATGTTTTGCAAGATCTGCAAAAGCATGCACAATTAAGACCGTCACAATTATTAGTAGTAGGCGCAAGCACGAGCGAAGTAATTGGTGAACGAATTGGCACATCAGGCACGATGGATACTGCGGGCGCACTTTACCGAGGTATCATAGCGTTTCAAGAGGAAACAGGCGTGGCACTTGCCGTGCAATGCTGTGAACACTTGAACCGTGCGCTTGTGATCGAGCGCGAAGAAGCTGAACGACGAGGTTATGAAGAAGTGCGGGTCGTTCCAGCACGATCAGCTGGAGGTGCTTTGGCAACACACGCCTACCACCATATGAATGAACCCGTGATCGTTGAATATATAAAAGCCGACGCAGGCATCGACATCGGTGATACCTTTATCGGTATGCACTTGAAGCATGTTGCCGTACCTGTTCGCAGTGAAGTGAAAAAGGTCGGCGCCGCACACGTGACGCTGGCAAAGACACGCCCGAAGTTGATCGGCGGCGAACGCGCGGTGTATCCGAGTAAAGAAGACATACGTTGTTTTTAA
- the rpiB gene encoding ribose 5-phosphate isomerase B, with protein sequence MKVAIGSDHAGVELRKEIISMIEELGMQVEDVGCECDTSVDYPDYAIPVAEKVANGEADRGILICGTGIGMSIAANKVKGIRCALVHDLFSAKATRQHNDSNVLAMGERVIGPGLALEIAKVWLTTEYEGGRHGRRVDKISQYEGQ encoded by the coding sequence ATGAAAGTAGCAATTGGATCAGATCACGCCGGAGTTGAATTACGAAAAGAAATTATCAGCATGATTGAAGAGCTGGGTATGCAAGTGGAGGATGTGGGCTGTGAATGCGACACATCTGTAGACTATCCAGACTATGCGATTCCTGTAGCAGAAAAAGTAGCCAACGGTGAAGCTGATCGCGGAATTTTAATCTGCGGTACTGGCATTGGAATGAGCATTGCAGCGAACAAAGTTAAAGGAATACGCTGTGCGCTTGTTCATGATCTATTCAGCGCAAAAGCTACAAGACAGCATAATGACAGCAATGTACTTGCAATGGGTGAACGTGTGATCGGGCCGGGTCTCGCACTCGAAATCGCTAAAGTATGGCTGACGACAGAATATGAAGGCGGACGTCACGGTCGCCGTGTAGATAAAATCTCTCAATATGAAGGCCAATAG
- a CDS encoding low molecular weight protein arginine phosphatase, with protein MNVLFICTGNTCRSPMAEAILRKKGKGKFNVKSAGVFAGNGAVMSSNATQALSERSIKESHQSQGVSDYLIEWADIILTMTESHKHALVGRWPDAVNKTYTLKEYVLDDDEQKKIEEIYELYTEIEMLKLQYMSKDSADEEVRQAFEREVRPLVERRMKLESEIPSLDITDPFGGPLHLYQETRDEIEVLIEKLMKKDDSKK; from the coding sequence ATGAATGTTTTATTTATTTGTACAGGCAATACGTGTCGCAGTCCGATGGCTGAGGCCATTTTGCGCAAAAAAGGAAAAGGTAAGTTCAACGTTAAATCAGCTGGTGTCTTTGCTGGAAACGGTGCCGTGATGAGTTCGAATGCGACACAAGCTCTTTCGGAAAGAAGTATTAAGGAAAGTCATCAGTCACAAGGCGTGTCCGATTATTTGATCGAGTGGGCTGACATTATTTTAACGATGACCGAGAGCCATAAACATGCGCTCGTCGGACGATGGCCAGATGCTGTGAATAAGACGTATACATTAAAAGAGTATGTTCTCGACGACGATGAGCAGAAGAAAATAGAAGAAATCTATGAACTCTACACAGAGATCGAGATGCTGAAGCTTCAATACATGTCCAAGGATTCTGCAGATGAAGAAGTGAGACAAGCGTTTGAAAGAGAAGTACGGCCACTCGTTGAGCGAAGGATGAAATTAGAGAGCGAAATCCCTTCTCTAGACATTACAGATCCATTCGGTGGACCGCTTCATCTTTATCAAGAAACAAGAGATGAGATCGAAGTCCTTATTGAAAAATTAATGAAAAAAGACGATAGCAAGAAGTAG
- a CDS encoding manganese efflux pump MntP family protein gives MGEWMTLLFMSVALGMDAFSIGLGMGMLSLRFKQIMKIGITIGLFHMLMPLAGMSIGKQISVHFGGIAAIIGGILLVILGVTMIRSSFSNDDEPFVQPIGIGLFVFALSASLDSFSVGLSLGIYGAKTWLTITMFGFMSMVLTWAGLIMGKKVQKWLGSYGEAFGGCILLAFGVKILLPF, from the coding sequence ATGGGAGAATGGATGACACTTTTATTTATGTCAGTTGCGCTAGGTATGGACGCATTTTCGATCGGCCTAGGGATGGGGATGTTATCACTTCGATTCAAACAAATTATGAAAATAGGAATAACGATAGGGCTTTTTCATATGCTCATGCCGCTCGCTGGAATGTCGATCGGTAAACAAATCTCTGTGCATTTTGGGGGTATCGCAGCCATTATCGGTGGGATTTTGCTCGTTATCCTAGGTGTTACGATGATTCGGTCGTCGTTTTCAAATGATGATGAACCGTTCGTACAGCCGATCGGTATTGGGTTATTCGTCTTTGCGCTAAGCGCTTCGTTAGATAGTTTTTCAGTGGGGTTATCTTTAGGAATCTATGGAGCGAAAACGTGGCTCACAATTACGATGTTTGGCTTCATGAGCATGGTTTTAACTTGGGCTGGCTTGATCATGGGTAAAAAAGTGCAGAAGTGGCTCGGCTCCTACGGTGAAGCGTTCGGCGGCTGCATCTTGCTAGCTTTTGGGGTGAAGATTCTACTGCCGTTTTAA
- a CDS encoding PAS domain S-box protein, which produces MVHNASAITANGKDMWRSSPFPTGLSRQKSMTFRCMKHNEDLIMTESEGELFDLFGLKRENVLQKRIEDIFPKEMADFKKEMYERALNGESLTYESELNGIPFLAAIGPIYNKDGTVSEVYGFCVDLTERVSVETQLAESEQRFRSLMDHNIDALFSLDLEGKFTTVNKACSTLSGYSEKELLNMTFNPFMLPDRRATAVDQFKDALEGNSKMYETRIKQKNGDTRQIMFTLTPIIVLNKVLGVFGIAKDVTAKREAEKELRETKDLLESVIYHSSDAISVVHLTDFSVKVNPAFEFIYGWSEDDLANMTSHILPVVPEDKVAESDRLMTIVKHGGYVKGVETIRLTKSGKRLNVSLSLSPIYGENGEVVALSAISRDITDKKLKEKALKESEEKYRIIAENTTDLVGVVDLEGNVKYVSPSNRLLLGFDPSLYDGKKIQGFFHSDDRAKVRMAMNEMVQTQKPVKFEVRCKHAHGHWVTLEANATPIANDSDQPDSFVVVARDLTERKKTEEMLRKSDKLSVLGQLAAGVAHEIRNPLTSIRGFLQLLQSRASENEDYYEIMLSEIDRINSIVGEFMLLAKPQAMNFVQTDLRQLLRHVISILDTQAILTNVQIYFESEHDLPEIWCVDNQIKQVFVNMLKNAIEAMPTGGSVHIHLKKEGGYVIASFIDHGCGISEERLPTLGEPFYTTKEKGTGLGLMICYKIVENHHGKILINSKIDEGTTFSILLPIDKNKPVS; this is translated from the coding sequence ATGGTCCATAACGCATCGGCCATAACAGCAAACGGAAAAGACATGTGGCGATCGTCACCATTCCCAACTGGCCTGTCACGCCAAAAAAGCATGACTTTTCGATGTATGAAGCATAATGAAGACCTCATTATGACCGAGAGCGAAGGTGAACTGTTTGACTTGTTTGGCCTTAAACGGGAAAACGTCCTGCAAAAGAGAATCGAAGACATCTTCCCTAAAGAGATGGCAGACTTTAAAAAGGAAATGTACGAAAGAGCGTTAAATGGCGAAAGCCTTACGTACGAATCAGAACTGAACGGCATTCCCTTTTTAGCTGCAATCGGACCTATCTACAATAAAGATGGAACCGTTTCTGAGGTATATGGTTTTTGTGTCGATCTCACAGAGAGAGTGTCTGTTGAAACACAGCTTGCCGAAAGTGAACAGCGTTTCCGGTCATTGATGGACCATAACATTGACGCTCTCTTTTCACTAGATCTAGAAGGCAAGTTTACAACTGTAAACAAAGCGTGTTCGACGTTGAGCGGTTATAGCGAGAAAGAGCTTTTGAACATGACGTTCAATCCGTTCATGTTGCCGGACAGAAGAGCTACTGCTGTCGATCAGTTCAAGGACGCATTAGAAGGCAATTCAAAAATGTACGAGACCCGGATCAAGCAAAAGAACGGCGATACACGTCAGATCATGTTCACCCTAACTCCGATTATCGTTCTCAATAAAGTGCTCGGTGTTTTTGGAATCGCAAAAGACGTAACTGCTAAACGAGAAGCCGAAAAAGAACTCCGGGAAACAAAAGATCTGCTGGAATCTGTTATCTATCATTCTAGTGATGCGATCTCAGTCGTCCACCTAACAGACTTCTCTGTGAAAGTGAACCCGGCGTTTGAATTCATATACGGATGGTCAGAAGACGATCTCGCCAATATGACTTCACACATCTTGCCCGTTGTTCCAGAAGATAAGGTAGCTGAATCTGACAGGCTAATGACCATCGTCAAACATGGCGGATATGTAAAAGGCGTCGAGACGATCCGGTTAACGAAGTCTGGTAAACGGCTAAATGTAAGCCTTTCCTTAAGTCCGATCTATGGCGAGAACGGTGAAGTCGTCGCACTATCCGCGATCTCACGAGATATCACAGATAAAAAACTAAAAGAAAAGGCATTAAAAGAAAGCGAAGAAAAGTACCGAATCATCGCGGAGAACACGACTGACCTAGTAGGTGTCGTTGACCTAGAAGGAAACGTTAAATACGTATCTCCTTCCAACCGGCTTCTGCTCGGCTTTGATCCGTCTCTTTATGATGGAAAAAAGATTCAAGGATTCTTCCACTCAGATGACCGAGCAAAAGTAAGAATGGCGATGAATGAGATGGTCCAAACTCAAAAGCCTGTGAAGTTTGAAGTTCGATGCAAGCATGCACACGGCCACTGGGTAACCCTTGAAGCGAACGCGACCCCTATCGCTAACGATTCAGATCAGCCTGACTCGTTCGTTGTTGTAGCTCGTGACTTAACTGAACGGAAAAAGACAGAAGAAATGCTAAGAAAATCTGACAAGCTCTCTGTTCTCGGGCAGCTTGCCGCTGGTGTAGCGCACGAGATCCGTAATCCGCTCACCTCGATCCGCGGGTTTTTACAGCTTTTGCAGTCAAGAGCGTCAGAGAATGAGGACTATTACGAAATCATGCTCTCAGAGATCGATCGAATCAACAGCATCGTAGGAGAGTTCATGTTGCTCGCGAAGCCCCAAGCCATGAATTTTGTGCAAACCGACCTGCGCCAACTGTTGCGACACGTGATCTCAATTCTTGATACGCAGGCGATCCTAACGAACGTTCAAATTTATTTCGAGAGTGAACACGATCTGCCTGAAATATGGTGTGTAGACAATCAGATCAAGCAAGTGTTTGTGAATATGCTTAAAAACGCGATTGAAGCGATGCCAACTGGCGGTTCTGTACATATTCACTTAAAGAAAGAAGGCGGATATGTGATCGCTTCTTTTATCGATCATGGCTGTGGAATTTCAGAAGAACGCTTGCCAACGTTGGGTGAACCTTTTTATACCACAAAAGAAAAAGGTACCGGCCTCGGGCTCATGATCTGTTACAAGATCGTAGAGAACCACCACGGTAAAATTCTGATCAACAGCAAGATTGATGAAGGAACGACCTTTTCCATCCTGCTTCCGATCGATAAAAACAAGCCTGTGTCTTGA
- a CDS encoding L-threonylcarbamoyladenylate synthase, whose protein sequence is MNSFQTERWPVDKTEYALKNHPHIIQASLWINKNEVIAIPTETVYGLAGNARSDDAIKRIFEAKGRPSDNPLIVHISDLSQLEGLVSSVSETAQKLMTAFWPGPLTIVLPKGENVSERVTAGLSTVAVRMPDHEIALAVISASDVPLAAPSANLSGKPSPTSAQHVYEDLNGRIPGIVDGGSTGVGVESTVVECTGDLVMILRPGGITLEELEKIAGEGRVLVDPGLENETHAPKSPGMKYTHYAPDAPFVLVDGSVEFLQSLVDKEREAGKRIGILTTEDRAHVYKADCVIPAGDRSNPETVAQHLYEALRAFNEAGVDQIFGEVFPKTGVGVAIMNRLEKSAGGNIIKE, encoded by the coding sequence ATGAACTCATTCCAAACGGAACGCTGGCCTGTGGATAAAACAGAATACGCGCTGAAAAATCATCCACATATTATTCAAGCTTCCTTGTGGATAAATAAAAATGAAGTAATAGCTATTCCGACAGAAACGGTTTATGGATTAGCGGGAAATGCAAGAAGTGATGACGCGATCAAACGTATTTTTGAAGCAAAGGGAAGACCGAGTGATAACCCTTTGATCGTTCACATCTCAGATCTCTCACAGTTAGAGGGTCTGGTTTCTTCTGTTTCAGAGACTGCACAAAAATTAATGACGGCGTTCTGGCCGGGTCCATTAACGATTGTACTCCCTAAAGGTGAAAACGTAAGTGAAAGAGTGACGGCAGGGTTATCCACAGTTGCGGTAAGGATGCCAGACCATGAGATTGCTCTTGCCGTTATTTCTGCTTCAGATGTGCCACTTGCTGCACCAAGTGCTAACCTTTCTGGGAAACCAAGCCCCACTTCAGCTCAGCACGTTTATGAAGATCTGAATGGCAGAATTCCCGGCATTGTAGATGGTGGTTCAACAGGCGTTGGCGTTGAATCTACGGTTGTTGAATGTACCGGTGACCTAGTCATGATTTTACGACCGGGCGGAATTACGTTAGAAGAGCTAGAAAAGATAGCGGGTGAAGGGCGAGTTTTGGTAGATCCGGGATTGGAGAACGAAACGCATGCTCCTAAATCGCCAGGGATGAAATATACACACTATGCACCTGATGCACCATTCGTTCTTGTGGATGGAAGTGTGGAATTTCTGCAGAGTCTTGTGGATAAAGAACGCGAAGCAGGAAAAAGAATCGGTATTTTAACGACAGAAGATAGGGCACATGTTTATAAAGCGGATTGTGTGATTCCAGCTGGAGATCGTTCCAATCCTGAAACGGTAGCTCAACATCTATACGAAGCCTTACGAGCGTTTAACGAAGCGGGTGTCGATCAGATTTTCGGAGAGGTTTTTCCGAAAACAGGTGTCGGTGTTGCGATTATGAACAGACTTGAAAAATCGGCCGGTGGGAATATTATTAAAGAATAG